One Malassezia restricta chromosome III, complete sequence DNA segment encodes these proteins:
- a CDS encoding cytochrome c oxidase subunit 5b, whose amino-acid sequence MSFLRSSITPSLRASLRTASIQRVAMRSIASTPLRFSEHHAPIIQGEGTKPGTMGTDESQSTGLERFELMGRLQGVDVFDMSPLDASRPGTMKNPIKVQSMAKEQIVGSTGFPAESHETVWLKLTVDQPIARCPMSGNVYQLEYIGPQDDHHH is encoded by the exons ATGTCGTTCCTCCGCAGCAGCATTACACCTTCGCTCCGCGCTTCTCTGCGCACTGCCTCGATTCAGCGTGTGGCtatgcgctcgatcgccTCTACGCCCCTGCGCTTCTCTGAGCACCACGCCCCTATCATCCAGGGTGAGGGTACGAAGCCTGGTACCATGGGTACCGACGAGAGCCAGAGCACTGGTCTGGAGCGTTTCGAACTGATGGGTCGTCTCCAGGGTGTTGATGTGTTCGACATGTCGCCACTGGATGCCTCGCGTCCTGGCACCATGAAGAACCCCATCAAGGTTCAGAGCATG GCCAAGGAACAGATCGTTGGTAGCACGGGTTTCCCTGCCGAGTCGCACGAAACTGTTTGGCTGAAGCTGACCGTTGATCAGCCCATTGCGCGCTGCCCCATGAGTGGTAACG TGTACCAGCTCGAGTACATTGGCCCTCAGGATGACCACCACCACTAA
- a CDS encoding cytochrome b561, with translation MPTIGELLWHNNISGARLAQMGAASVVASVCVAVFYVSENWHIPTFAWHPLLVTLGLFFLVQSILILQPTRAQAEKKLGLQWHQILILCAGLPMMTMGAWIIWHLHSLPGQKHFISWHGLLGFCIIMLLWLQVLFGASTLYWKNVFYGTESRAKAMWKYHRMSGYTLCALLLVELVLAFWEVQWMKKTGGLPLVAFTTAMVVVTSYGIANRVDLSKWGFGSP, from the exons ATGCCTACAATAGGCGAATTGTTATGGCACAATAACATCTCCGGTGCCCGGTTGGCGCAGATGGGGGCCGCGTCCGTCGTTGCGAGTGTATGCGTCGCTGTATTTTATGTCTCAGAGAATTGGCACATCCCTACTtttgcatggcatccacTCCTGGTCACCCTCGGCCTCTTTTTCCTGGTACAAAGCATACTTATCCTCCAGCCCACTAGGGCGCAAGCGGAAAAGAAGCTCGGGCTACAGTGGCACCAAATTCTCATTTTGTGCGCTGGTCTGCCGATGATGACTATGGGTGCATGGATTATATGGCACTTGCACAGTCTACCCGGCCAGAAGCACTTTATCTCTTGGCACGGCCTACTCGGTTTCTGTATCATCATGCTACTCTGGCTTCAAGTTCTTTTTGGTGCCTCGACTTTGTACTGGAAGAATGTTTTCTATGGCACAGAgtcgcgcgccaaggccatGTGGAAATATCATCG CATGAGTGGATATACATTGTGCGCGCTCCTTCTAGTAGAGCTTGTTCTGGCCTTTTGGGAAGTTCAGTGGATGAAGAAAACAGGAGGACTTCCCCTGGTGGCTTTTACGACGGCCATGGTTGTGGTCACGTCATATGGCATCGCAAACCGCGTTGACTTGTCCAAATGGGGATTCGGCAGTCCATAA
- a CDS encoding large subunit ribosomal protein L49: MLMPFATVRAGRSPLARIPQCVAQIRLESTVAEAPVDTSVTSAPMPVRYPYFVSRVGLDGMSLPVYTDIRNGGSRWLTQIRKVEGDASAFCRDLFDEFGWGDPYDKSNPYANNLVRVSKNAGPKTVFLRSNVSREIKAWLESRGF; encoded by the coding sequence ATGTTGATGCCGTTCGCAACAGTTCGTGCAGGAAGGAGTCCACTGGCTCGCATTCCGCAGTGTGTTGCACAAATTCGTCTTGAAAGCACAGTGGCGGAAGCTCCAGTGGATACATCAGTAACATCGGCACCGATGCCTGTCCGCTACCCCTACTTTGTATCGCGTGTGGGTCTGGACGGCATGAGTTTGCCCGTGTACACAGATATTCGGAACGGTGGTTCAAGGTGGCTTACACAGATCCGAAAAGTTGAAGGCGATGCTTCCGCATTTTGTCGCGATCTGTTTGACGAATTTGGATGGGGCGACCCGTACGACAAGTCGAACCCTTATGCCAATAACCTTGTCCGTGTCTCCAAGAATGCTGGACCCAAGACAGTATTCTTGCGTTCAAATGTCTCGCGCGAAATTAAAGCATGGCTCGAAAGCCGCGGCTTTTGA
- a CDS encoding protein transport protein SEC61 subunit gamma produces MSERMREFVEEPIAFLNEGTQFLNRCTKPDKKEFIQICRAVGLGFVIMGLIGYMVKLIHIPINNILVYVTCL; encoded by the exons ATGTCGGAGCGTATGCGGGAGTTTGTGGAAGAACCCATTGCATTTTTGAACGAAGGAACACAGTTTCTGAATCGATGCACGAAGCCGGATAAGAAGG AATTCATCCAGATCTGCCGCGCTGTCGGCTTGGGATTTGTCATTATGGGCTTGATTGGCTACATGGTCAAGCTCATTCACATCCCTATTAACAACATC CTTGTGTACGTTACATGCCTCTAA
- a CDS encoding large subunit ribosomal protein L35e, protein MAKVRTQDLQNKSKVDLLDQVAELRKELLSLRVQKVAGGASSKIARINTVRKNIARVLTVINLKQRANMREFYKNKKFQPLDLRPKKTRALRRKMTKHELSQKTERQHKKDVHFGVRRYVLKA, encoded by the exons ATG GCCAAGGTTCGCACCCAGGATCTCCAGAACAAGTCCAAGGTGGACCTTCTCGACCAAGTGGCTGAGCTCCGCAAGGAACTCCTCAGTCTTCGTGTCCAGAAGGTTGCCGGTGGTGCCTCGAGCAAGATCGCCCGCAT TAACACGGTCCGCAAGAACATTGCCCGTGTGCTCACCGTGATCAACCTTAAGCAGCGTGCTAACATGCGTGAGTTTTACAAGAACAAGAAGTTCCAGCCCCTGGACCTTCGCCCCAAGAAGACTCGTGCCCTTCGCCGCAAAATGACGAAGCACGAGCTCTCTCAGAAGACGGAGCGCCAGCACAAGAAGGACGTGCACTTCGGTGTCCGCCGCTACGTTCTCAAGGCATAA
- a CDS encoding Ras-related C3 botulinum toxin substrate 1 → MRNIKCVVVGDGAVGKTCLLISYTTNAFPSEYVPTVFDNYTASVMVDGRPVNLGLWDTAGQEDYDRLRPLSYPQTDVFLICFSIVSPSSFENAKTKWWPEVTHHAPDTPIILVGTKLDLREDPEMNARLRDRRMAPITYSQAVQLAKEIRAVRYLECSALTQKGLKGVFDEAIRCVLSPAPMKRRKPNNCIVL, encoded by the exons ATGCGTAATATCAAAT GTGTCGTCGTAGGTGATGGTGCCGTGGGAAAGACATGCTTGTTGATCTCGTATACCACGAATGCCTTTCCGAGCGAGTACGTTCCGACCGTGTTTGACAACTACACGGCGAGTGTCATGGTGGATGGTCGACCTGTCAATCTTG GTTTATGGGATACGGCAGGTCAAGAAGATTACGACAGACTGCGTCCGCTGTCTTATCCACAGACAGACGTTTTTCTCATATGCTTCTCTATTGTGAGCCCATCGAGCTTTGAAAATGCCAAGACCAAGTGGTGGCCGGAGGTGACACACCACGCCCCCGATACCCCCATCATCCTCGTGGGCACCAAGTTGGATCTCCGCGAAGACCCTGAAATGAATGCGCGCTTGCGTGACcgacgcatggcgcctATTACGTACAGCCAGGCAGTACAGCTGGCCAAGGAAATCCGCGCGGTGCGGTACTTGGAATGCTCTGCCCTTACGCAAAAGGGACTGAAAGGTGTGTTCGACGAAGCCATTCGATGCGTCCTATCCCCTGCACCTATGAAACGACGAAAGCCGAACAACTGTATTGTCTTGTGA